A window of the Brassica napus cultivar Da-Ae chromosome C5, Da-Ae, whole genome shotgun sequence genome harbors these coding sequences:
- the LOC106397004 gene encoding uncharacterized protein LOC106397004 produces MAEELLANEERLTRTDSAEKKRVRDESDDTVIDSPEVKRLRDDLFDVLDDSDPEPVSQDLDSVMKSFEDELSSTVTTAQGSGETQPDLGYLLEASDDELGLPPVSPVPVAKEVETTETLTDLVRASSDSSGVDELWGFEDHLSNYGSLDFGSGVGDGGDYLAVEGLFEFSDYGFDAGELFSWRSESLPAE; encoded by the coding sequence ATGGCGGAGGAGTTGTTGGCTAACGAAGAGAGGCTAACTCGGACTGACTCAGCTGAGAAAAAGCGAGTCAGGGACGAGTCTGACGACACGGTTATTGACTCCCCCGAGGTGAAGAGGCTCAGAGACGATTTATTCGATGTTCTCGATGACTCGGATCCTGAACCGGTGAGTCAAGATCTCGACTCGGTCATGAAGAGTTTCGAGGACGAGCTATCTTCCACGGTTACCACGGCGCAAGGATCCGGCGAAACCCAGCCGGATCTCGGCTACCTTCTCGAGGCTTCCGATGACGAGCTTGGTCTGCCGCCGGTTTCTCCGGTTCCCGTCGCGAAGGAGGTGGAAACGACGGAGACGTTAACGGATCTGGTGCGAGCGTCGTCGGATTCGTCAGGAGTCGACGAGCTATGGGGGTTCGAGGATCATTTGTCGAATTACGGCTCGTTAGATTTCGGTTCCGGCGTCGGAGATGGTGGAGATTACCTCGCCGTAGAGGGGCTCTTTGAATTTTCCGATTATGGTTTCGATGCCGGCGAGCTATTTTCGTGGCGGTCGGAGTCTTTACCGGCGGAATAA